TGACCGTTGAAAGTTGCAATGCTTTGAATgccctaaaaaaaatagattattttatattttaatttgatttgattttttttattttgatttacccggttttattttgtttattagtCTACATTTTTCTCTGTACTTTAAAAGACCTAGGTTGCAAGTTTAGCGATATCAAATCAATGACTTAGAATTTTCCAAACATAAAAACAACAGAAAAATTGACAAGTGGACAATAACTAAAAATGATGTTCATGGTTCAGTGTGCTGTCTCTTTCAATAAGAAactggaaaagaagaaaagaaaagaaaagaaaagagcccattttctatagaaaatatttcttgCAAAGGGATAGGGACAGCAATATTACTTGTGCATGAAACGATCcagataaaataaaacaaaactaactaaTTGTAGAGGATCAAAACACAAGCATTAAAACAAGTTATAGAAAGCAACACAAGCACTAGTAATCGGAATCCCCAATATGGCAGAAATAATGAGGTTGAGAACAATGATTGTTGCCTCCGTTATAAACTTCATCGTCCCCACCTTTCGACTTCGCTTTGTGATAGCTCCGCTTTGAGCCCTTGTCAAGGATTCACAGCTGCAACTCTTCCTCTCATCACTAGTTTCTTTGATAAGATATCGACCATCATCACACCCATGACCACCCTTCTCCAAATTCTTCAGAACCATGTCCATAACACACCCAACATGATAACAGTGTTTCCCACAGTTGGAAGAGTAGAACCAGCCCCTGAGTCCTTGGGAAATATTCTTACTTCCGCATTCTAGGCACTTTGATGAGGTCTTGGCTTTAAGATCAAGCACAATCCCGTTCTCCCCTTTTAGGTTGATGGGAAGCTTGGCGCAACAGGGGTGTAAATAGTGGGGTTTTTCACACATTTTACACTGGTAAGACCACCCTTTCACGTCCCTCCCACATGCATCACAACCTCTCTGATTGGCTCCTGGGGCTTCCTTCTGAAATACAAAGTCGCATTTCTTACTCTCCAGGAATGGGAATTTGATGGAGGAGGAGTAGCCACTCTCGCATAACGTGGATAAATCACAGCACTGCCGATGAAGATGATAGTCGCAATTTTCAGGATCTTCACACTGGTAGCACTTTCCAAAGCCTTTCTCCTTACATCCCACACAATAATATGGCGTTTCGTGAGCATCCTTCAGCCGGAGAGGGTGTGGGTGGAAGCTTGCCGTTATGTTTTCAGAGGGGCACAAATCCTTCATGAAGTACGATGAGTAGATGGACGACATGAGGATCGATGACAGCTCTCCTGTACCTGCACACATGTATAGTTTTGGATTGTTATGCTACATAATATCGTCTACAAAGTACAAACAAAATCTTGTAAGATTTTAGAGAGCAGAGGGATGCCGCAGTTCCCTAACTACAAACCATGATAACGAAAACTAGGTCAAGAAAAGAAAGGTTAAAAGAGTAGTTGATTACCTGTTTCTGCTATTTGTGGTGTTGATGCATGCCCTTTGAAGtttatctatttatatatatttatctcaACATGGAGTTGATCATTTTCTCTGAAACTTCCCAGAATCTACGTAAAGGTTTAACGAGAGTTCTAGATGGACAACGACCCATCAGCAAGCTGCAGGAGATTTCCCATAAACCGCTAaaaatctctttatttttatttgccttGATGTTTTAGGTTACACAAGTCGGAGTCAACAACCTGTTTGGGTTTGgctaaagaaattaataatcttataaTATTACAAATACACCCTCACGAAGACGTGCGTCTTTCGTTGAAGCTCCTTTAGGCATGGCAATGGCGATGGGACTCGTCCTCTCCCATCCGCAGTTGGACCGATTTGTAATTAACATAAATCAGGGGTggcttttgagaattttttttttctttctgttttaaACCTGAGTTTGGGCATTGCCTTTTCTTATGACTCTCacctaaattatatataaatcgattttaaaaaaaataatttaatttaaattttttatttactatttttaatatgtaaaaataataataaattattttttataaatataagttacaaatcattataatattttaattatttataaaatatatttatttttatataatttaaattcttttaaaaatatattttttaaaaaaaataaaataaaataaaatgaggtGAAGGCACCTATCCTATCTTGTTTAATTCTTTTAGTCAATGAagatggaaattattttgaacaaGATGGATCAGGATGTGGACAGTCCATTCTAAATAGTtaatttgatgatgatttatttaatatcaaattataaccATTTTTGTTCATGGACCACGGTCATAAGAAGATATAcgtaaataatataaatattatttaattaatattaatacataATGTACAAAGGATATTTACAAAAATGGTCGGTCCGATTAGCATTAAatagaataattgaaaaaacttgaaaggtatgtctatatttattttaaaattgattgatgggattgaatttaaaattttttgcatTAAAAAATGTTAGTTGAAGGAAATGTGCCCTCCAAATTGAACATCGATAAAGCGGGTCGTTTACTATTGACTGGGTCAATGAGGCGTGTTGGAGTGGGCAGCAAGGAAGGTGTTATGACCCATTTAGATCACAATGGGTGGCCCATCTGGATCCTATAGGGGCCCATCAGGAACATACATGGCCTTTTCTTTTGGTAGACCCAGAAGATATCACGAACCTTGACTTTTCTTCTCTCCCATCTTGCAAATCAGCCAAGGCCATCCTCAAATGGTAAAATaatcatatcatatattattggatcccattaaagaaaaaaaaaagaagaagcctAAAGAGGCAGGCAGTCATTTTCCTTGGTAATGGTTTGTATCCTGTTAACCAGTCGGAGCTTTCCCACCGTTTCATGTGGAAAATCTTCTTGGTCGTTTTGCCGTGGATTATGGTTTGTAGGGCTTCACACGTAATGGTTGAACATggaattaactaaataaaagcTTGATGCGTGTAAGGGTATGGTTTGGCCTAGTAATGGAGATTGGTCATGGACACTGACCCAGTCAAAGATTGAAAGGCCACCTCACACCctaagttgttttcttttttcttttttcttttttttttggaagagagTAGGAAAGGGGAAGgaaataggaagaaaaaaaacaaaaaaccaagtcTTCATGGAAGAACATAAAAGCAGGGTTTTTATTTTGAGGAAAATTAAGGGCATGCTTTGTAATCGCTTTaagaaatagtttttgataattgtttttaaaaattattctataatattttataaaacaaaaacttgtttgaaaaattgaaatcttttaaaaaattttaaatatgttttaaaaataaattttatttttaatcattctacatttttataccattatttttaaaaaatagtttttagaaaacaaatgaaaacaaataaaaaataaattttttgaaaacactctgttattaataatagaaataaaaaataaaaaataatttttagtcgttaaaagtgtttttaaaaacagttgtcaaataaactctaaatcttttagtattaattttatttgtgatTCTCATTAAAGGCTATTTGgtagaaaaatgattaaataacaTGTTCTCTTGGACATGAATAGTAAATAGGCCATTCCgatttaagatatatatatttgattaatcATATACAAATTGTTGAGCAAAATCcctagaaattaatttttggggattttttttattcttgacgATCAACATTGAAACGTCAACAATACCGTCTTAGAACGAGGAACCACCGAACCAGGACAGAGAATCATCCAGGCCTCCATTTCAGatacatgaagaaaaaatatatgatgtaTGTTAGGGTAATTAAAGACTGGTTCTGAGGCTCATGTATTTTGTTGAACAAAACTGGCCATTTTTTAAGCACACTTGACCAATGCCAccaatattttatcatttgagAGTTTGAACCGATCAAACTCTTAGGATTATATTGGTCTTTCATAAATCAATTAGAAGTTTAGTAGTGGTTTCTTATGTAATTTCTTCATCCATGGAGAGTAGCTTCAGAGAAAGTTGAAATGAACATACAGATAAATTTAGCAGTGATTTCACATATGATTTCTGTATACATGAAGTTTTCAAATTAGAGCAACTTCAAATGAACATACCATTCTGTATGATGTCCTCATCAATATTAGTATCAAGATAAAACATGTAAGATTTTTCAAACACGGTTAGAAACCTTCCACGCACATccattaatcatatttgataaaactctttatttattcattcaattatccaaattttgtcatatattttgaacaacttaaacttgaaattttaaattttcaataggGTAcgtattagattttttttctagttaTTGTGTTCTTTAAGTGTAGATAGTTTTTTTCAATTGATagaatttaaagtaaataaatcatCTTCCTAATCGCTGGAAGGAGGAGAGTCTTTTGCAAGTCATTTTCACGGCATCTTCAATAATTTTCCACTCCGAGTAGAGAAACTAGAATTCCACGCACGAGAATTGGAAGTCTGAAGCCAATCCTCAGTTTATTAAAACTTTggtgatttctttgtttttggaaGCTGGTTGGTGTACTTGATATCTTAATTTCGGCCAAAATGCCTTGACGTAGGTGCGTGGAAATAGTTGTGTTCACAAGGATGAAATCAAAGGGTGGTGACAGCCGGATACGAGTGAGGTAGAATTTGGATATAAATAATctggatataaaaaaaagttggaaTTGTTATTTTTGACAAAAGTTCCAAATTTCTTATatcattataatattatatatttttttataaaataaaaaaagtattataaatacttttataaatattttagattataagaataaaaagttataaaacaatagaaaattataTGAAGTGAATAGAAATAAGAGGAGGAATAAGAAAGAGTGGAGCTAGGGGCTTGTGGTTAAAGGTGTAATTAAATACAAAGAGGggagaaatataaaatattttatgaatcaataaatatttctaatttttgttctttttaatattctttgtagtatagtaaaatgatttttttcttagttgtGGATGTAAATATGATTGACTAAATCACATTAAAAACTCGTATATTTTGatgttgattattttttttttacattcttaaattaacattttatgCATTAAAACTTTTGTTAGTACGACACTTAATATCTTATATCACTTTTCAATATATACGTATATTTTCTTGGTTGACACCCAAATTCCATGTTGTTTTTCATAGAAAATTCGTTgctatcaataaaaaattgcttCAAAAAACCAATATCTGTATGAACCTAAACAACAATCAATCATCATGTTTATTAAAACATTCAAGGgtgtttattttgatattagaaaaagggaaaagaaaaggaaaaaggaaggaaGACAAACTTGATTTATGTTCCCATCGAGTACAACCTTGATCAAACGAGAGCTAATCTCATCTCTCATGTATACCTAGAGAACATCACACCTCACACCAGAGATAAATTGACCACGTCAATCCAAAAAGGGGGCAAAAAGAAAAGCACTcgaaacaaaagagaaaaagctCGCATTTGCTAAAAAGCCATAACAACTAACCATGATTAATGATTTTAGATGAATCACTTTCTGATGCGATGAcgatctattttctttttaaccatTTGATCACCAATCCGAAAGGCACAGGAATAGATATCCCAAAGATGAGAAGAACCACGAAATTGAAAATATCCACTGCCATCTCCAAGTACTCGAGGGCCTTCTCTCCACGGCGCGTTTTTATCTCTTGGTTCGGAGCCCTTCTCACCAAGGCTCCGCTGCTGGTCCCAGCCCCAGAACTTTGTTGCTGATTACTAGCCTCCTCTTTGTTCCACCTCTCCACTTTGCCTTTCACGCATGCCACATGATAACAGTAGTTGCCACAGCGGGAAACGTAGACCCAGCTCCTGAAATCTTTGGAATTACCCTCATTTCCACATATTAGGCACACTGATGAAGTCTTTTCCTTAAGATCAAGTACCATACCTCCCTTATCCGTCCTCTTAAATGGAAGCTTGGCACAACATGGGTGTAAATAACGTGGGTTCCCCCGAGATAAGTACTGATAAAACCAACCTCTCACATCCTTCCCACATCCATCGCAAaccattttctttcctcttGGGGCCTCCTGCTGAAAGGTAAAGGTGCAGTTGATAAACTGAAGCCAGATGGACTGGGAGGAAGGGTCGCATTCCACATGAAGATGGAAGTCGCATTTCTGGTGCACATCCTTGTGCTCACACTGGTAACATTGTCTTAAATCTATCTCATACTCTTTACATCCCCCGCAATGGTATGGTTTTTGAGCAGGCTTCAGTATAAGCGGCGAGTGTGGGTGGCTGTTTATTACTTTTTGTCTTGGGTACAACTCCATTTCTGTTGATGATAGCTCTCCCGCACCTGCAAACATGTATCCTGAGTATTACACATATGCGTTTGGTTACCAACAAAATAGATTTCATACATATAATACATGCGTAATTTTGGCATATGCTTATGTCAGTATAAGTTAGAGATTctacttttcatattttgacAAGCAGTAGTAAAGTAACAATTTGTAGGATATGGAGAGAAAAGCATAAAGTAAAAGGAATGGGTTCTCATTAATAAGGATACAGATTGAAAACAGATGGAAATTGAATGGATTATACAAAAGGTGAAAAGGAATCCAAAGGAGTAAACCCTAAGCTAGAATCcgtaaactatatatatatagagatagATATAGAAAGATGGAAAATATCAATGCATCTCACCTGCTTGTTGGAATTTGAGATGCAATGACCTCTAATGTTCGATACCACCTAGTTGGGCGGAGagattagaagaagaagaaatctgataagagggagaaaagaaaggaagtgGGAAGGCATGTGATAAAGCATTGGTGCAATGAGGGCACTCTTTATAGGtaaaggaaaacaattttttattgggTTTTTACTTAATAGTCCACGTACCATTAAAACATTACTTTCACTGCAttgtgatgagaaatttggtcAGAAAATCACCCAAACCGTGTGTGcccatttcatttttaagacAAATGAATGGTATACCTAATGGTTTGAGTCAATCAAAGACTAGTTTTTGTATAAACCTAACGTACGTATTTCTCTTCGCTAAAATGAAACTGCCCTCTTCAAGCAAACTTGACCACCAAGAAAGAGGATTTAATTGATCAACTCATGAGTATAAAATTGGTCCTtcctaaatcaaaataattttgtggATCTATACTTAATTAAGAAGAAAAG
This DNA window, taken from Vitis riparia cultivar Riparia Gloire de Montpellier isolate 1030 chromosome 13, EGFV_Vit.rip_1.0, whole genome shotgun sequence, encodes the following:
- the LOC117928875 gene encoding uncharacterized protein LOC117928875 — translated: MSSIYSSYFMKDLCPSENITASFHPHPLRLKDAHETPYYCVGCKEKGFGKCYQCEDPENCDYHLHRQCCDLSTLCESGYSSSIKFPFLESKKCDFVFQKEAPGANQRGCDACGRDVKGWSYQCKMCEKPHYLHPCCAKLPINLKGENGIVLDLKAKTSSKCLECGSKNISQGLRGWFYSSNCGKHCYHVGCVMDMVLKNLEKGGHGCDDGRYLIKETSDERKSCSCESLTRAQSGAITKRSRKVGTMKFITEATIIVLNLIISAILGIPITSACVAFYNLF
- the LOC117928877 gene encoding uncharacterized protein LOC117928877 isoform X1, with translation MFAGAGELSSTEMELYPRQKVINSHPHSPLILKPAQKPYHCGGCKEYEIDLRQCYQCEHKDVHQKCDFHLHVECDPSSQSIWLQFINCTFTFQQEAPRGKKMVCDGCGKDVRGWFYQYLSRGNPRYLHPCCAKLPFKRTDKGGMVLDLKEKTSSVCLICGNEGNSKDFRSWVYVSRCGNYCYHVACVKGKVERWNKEEASNQQQSSGAGTSSGALVRRAPNQEIKTRRGEKALEYLEMAVDIFNFVVLLIFGISIPVPFGLVIKWLKRK
- the LOC117928877 gene encoding uncharacterized protein LOC117928877 isoform X2 translates to MELYPRQKVINSHPHSPLILKPAQKPYHCGGCKEYEIDLRQCYQCEHKDVHQKCDFHLHVECDPSSQSIWLQFINCTFTFQQEAPRGKKMVCDGCGKDVRGWFYQYLSRGNPRYLHPCCAKLPFKRTDKGGMVLDLKEKTSSVCLICGNEGNSKDFRSWVYVSRCGNYCYHVACVKGKVERWNKEEASNQQQSSGAGTSSGALVRRAPNQEIKTRRGEKALEYLEMAVDIFNFVVLLIFGISIPVPFGLVIKWLKRK